A DNA window from Candidatus Stygibacter australis contains the following coding sequences:
- a CDS encoding FMN-binding protein, whose product MKEKISFRDSRLYPVFFMIILSAILTFILAFSYQLSKGRVQMYQELTLQTNLLDLYKGEIAELNNKLIKDYTPEEINKIYNKYITKRTLQNPVDHQYYEFSQNGIRSGYVFPVSAKGLWSTIKLLVAIDPDFSNYLGIKIISQGETPGLGARITEDWFQEQFTGKRFYLDNKFIKLQMIEESEDPETDQVSQITGATVSSKAVITAIQDELETLYKQNFSSGKVN is encoded by the coding sequence GTGAAAGAGAAAATCAGTTTTCGGGATAGCAGATTATATCCGGTATTTTTCATGATCATCCTTTCTGCTATTCTCACATTTATACTTGCTTTTTCTTATCAATTATCAAAAGGTAGAGTGCAAATGTATCAGGAGCTAACTCTGCAAACTAATCTGCTGGATTTATACAAAGGTGAAATTGCTGAACTGAATAATAAACTTATCAAAGATTATACTCCTGAGGAAATTAATAAGATATATAATAAATATATAACTAAGAGAACATTGCAAAACCCAGTAGATCATCAATATTATGAATTTAGTCAAAATGGAATTAGATCAGGATACGTATTTCCCGTTTCAGCAAAAGGTTTATGGAGTACAATAAAGCTGCTGGTGGCAATAGATCCTGATTTCAGTAATTATCTGGGGATCAAGATCATCAGCCAGGGAGAAACACCGGGTTTGGGAGCAAGGATAACTGAGGACTGGTTTCAAGAGCAATTTACTGGCAAAAGGTTTTATCTGGATAATAAATTTATTAAGTTACAGATGATAGAAGAAAGCGAGGATCCAGAGACCGATCAAGTATCTCAGATAACGGGTGCTACTGTGAGTAGTAAAGCAGTAATAACTGCGATTCAGGATGAACTTGAAACTTTGTATAAGCAGAATTTCAGTAGCGGAAAGGTAAATTAA
- a CDS encoding NADH:ubiquinone reductase (Na(+)-transporting) subunit D, which yields MSRKEIFIKSAFTENAIWVQILGICSALAVTNQMKNSLVMGLGVIFTLALSMFTISMIRSLIPSRVRMMAQTFIIAFYVILVDLFLKAVLPDVSQELGPYVGLIITNCIIMGRAEAFAIKNSPLDSMIDGIGAGVGYTLVLLIISFIRELFGFGAIFGYQVLGSWWTRWSIMVMAPSAFFLLAMLIWIVEIRKRKKA from the coding sequence ATGAGTAGAAAAGAGATATTTATAAAAAGTGCATTTACCGAAAACGCTATCTGGGTGCAAATATTAGGAATCTGTTCTGCTCTGGCAGTAACAAATCAAATGAAAAACAGCCTGGTAATGGGACTGGGCGTGATCTTTACTCTGGCACTATCCATGTTCACAATTTCTATGATACGAAGCCTGATACCTTCAAGAGTAAGGATGATGGCCCAAACCTTTATCATTGCTTTTTATGTAATACTTGTGGATTTATTTCTGAAAGCAGTTTTACCAGATGTCAGCCAGGAACTTGGGCCTTATGTGGGGCTTATTATCACTAATTGCATAATTATGGGCAGGGCAGAAGCATTTGCAATTAAAAATAGTCCCCTGGATAGTATGATTGACGGCATTGGTGCTGGAGTTGGTTATACTCTGGTATTATTGATCATATCATTTATAAGGGAATTATTTGGTTTCGGAGCAATTTTTGGCTATCAAGTTCTGGGAAGCTGGTGGACACGCTGGTCGATCATGGTGATGGCACCCAGTGCATTTTTCCTGCTGGCTATGCTGATCTGGATTGTGGAAATCAGGAAGAGAAAGAAGGCATAG
- a CDS encoding Rnf-Nqr domain containing protein, which translates to MEINAIVIFFAAIFTSNILLTNFLGMCSFLSVSKEVESSFGLGVAVFFVMVCTTAINYAVYHLIMVPLDIVYLQYIIFIIVIAAFVQLTELFVERFSPVLYYTLGIFLPLITVNCAILGVSLFMIIRNYSFLQSIAYGGGAGLGWLLAILSLAGIRQKLKLNRVPAGLRGAGITLIITGIMALAFIGFSGIAAIQ; encoded by the coding sequence ATGGAAATTAATGCTATCGTAATCTTTTTTGCTGCAATATTTACCAGTAATATCCTCCTGACAAATTTTCTGGGAATGTGCTCATTTCTTTCAGTATCGAAGGAAGTGGAATCCTCTTTCGGATTAGGCGTAGCAGTCTTTTTTGTGATGGTGTGCACTACTGCAATTAATTATGCTGTCTATCATTTGATAATGGTACCTCTGGATATAGTTTATCTGCAATACATAATCTTTATAATTGTGATCGCAGCATTTGTGCAATTAACAGAATTATTCGTGGAAAGGTTTTCACCTGTACTATATTACACTTTAGGAATTTTCCTTCCTTTGATCACAGTTAATTGTGCAATTCTGGGAGTGTCATTATTTATGATAATTCGTAACTACAGCTTTCTTCAATCTATTGCTTATGGTGGTGGAGCTGGATTGGGCTGGCTGCTGGCGATATTAAGCCTGGCTGGAATCAGGCAAAAACTTAAGTTGAACCGGGTGCCAGCAGGATTACGTGGAGCAGGGATTACTTTGATAATTACTGGAATCATGGCACTTGCCTTTATCGGTTTCTCCGGTATTGCAGCAATTCAATAA